The region GTTGTTATCCATGGCCAGTGAAGTGGCGGTGGAGTCCATTACACCCAGTCTCTTTTCCAGAGTTTCAAGGTAGGTGATAGATTCAAATTTAACTGCATCGTCGTGCTTCATCGGGTCCTTATCGTAGACACCGTCCACTTTAGTCGCCTTGATGATAGCCTCGGTCTTAAGTTCCATGGCCCTGAGTGCTGCTGCGGTGTCGGTAGTGAAATAAGGGTTACCGGTACCGGCTGCACAAATTACAACCCTGCCTTTTTCAAGGTGGCGTACGGCCCTGCGGCGAATGTAAGGCTCGGCCACGGCCTGCATGGGGATGGCGGACATAACCCTTGTATCACATCCCAGCTTTTCAAGGGCGTCCTGAACAGCCAGAGCGTTCATGATGGTTGCCAGCATTCCCATGTAGTCGGCGGAAGCGCGGTCCATGCCTTTTGCAGAATCAGACATGCCGCGAAAAATATTACCGCCGCCGATGACCAGAGCGACCTGAAGTCCTTTCTTGGCAACCTCTGCAATTTCGCCTGCAAATTGGCTGATTGCTGAAGGTTTGATACCGAACTGCTGGTCGCCTGCCAGTGCCTCACCGCTGAGTTTGATCATTACCCGTGAATAGCGCAACTTGTCCATACTTTCTCCCGTTTTTCCGCGGATCTTGTCCGGTTATGAGTAGATATATCGGCCGGAGATTGAATTATCTGGCGCGGGAGGGGCGTTCCCTCCTGTCTTCCGGCTGTATAATATGTTTTTCCCGTTTCCGTTCAGTTGCCCGATGTTACCAGAAAATCCCGCGTCCGGTAATCAACAGGTCAGAAATTGCTCCTTTAAAAAGCTCAAACCCATACGGACAGGTTCCGTATTGATTTGAG is a window of Desulfovibrio sp. JC010 DNA encoding:
- the pyrH gene encoding UMP kinase: MDKLRYSRVMIKLSGEALAGDQQFGIKPSAISQFAGEIAEVAKKGLQVALVIGGGNIFRGMSDSAKGMDRASADYMGMLATIMNALAVQDALEKLGCDTRVMSAIPMQAVAEPYIRRRAVRHLEKGRVVICAAGTGNPYFTTDTAAALRAMELKTEAIIKATKVDGVYDKDPMKHDDAVKFESITYLETLEKRLGVMDSTATSLAMDNNMPIIVFNLFEKGNIERVVKGEQIGTIVHGG